In Leptidea sinapis chromosome 28, ilLepSina1.1, whole genome shotgun sequence, a single genomic region encodes these proteins:
- the LOC126973087 gene encoding uncharacterized protein LOC126973087, translated as MPFNALTFQPSVILDLGVDKFSIEANKTFSHIMDSDFRHWYKIYTDASKTDISPVGAAVWIPSTRIILSYSCPPTTSVFTGESIAILEAILFVKSHNMNNSIILSDSKSCLQSILSNPFKTKSQFTIILKIRETLKECYELKINIVLAWIPGHMGISGNENADACARSAAHSGSFQYSEIFTHDLCSTLKPKMYESWSNIWQVSKTLKGKFYGELQPEIPQKPWFSKCRIHNKTIISTICRLRLNHACTPVFLAKLRIRDHSLCDCGLDEGNMDHLFFSCPLMQSSLHNYIPAEVPRPTSVKCLLSLVYTPFVNILCKYIKINKIKLYY; from the exons ATGCCTTTCAATGCTCTTACTTTCCAACCCTCAGTAATTTTAGACTTAGGTGTTGATAAGTTTTCTATAGaagcaaataaaactttttctcataTAATGGACTCAGATTTTCGACATTGGTATAAAATCTACACGGATGCTTCAAAAACAGACATCAGTCCGGTTGGGGCTGCAGTATGGATTCCCTCAACAAGAATTATACTGAGTTATAGCTGCCCACCCACCACTTCTGTGTTTACAGGGGAATCAATCGCCATTCTTGAAGCTATTCTATTTGTTAAGTctcacaacatgaacaattctattatcctTTCAGACTCTAAAAGTTGCCTCCAATCAATTCTCTCAAATCCGTTTAAGACAAAAAGTCAGTTTACCATCATtctcaaaataagagaaactttgaaagagtgctatgaactcaaaattaacatagttttagcttggattccaggtcacatgggcatctctggtaatgaaaatgcagatgcctgtgctagatcagctgctcattcaggttcctttcagtattcagaaatattcactcatgacttgtgctctaccctgaaacccaagatgtatgagagttggtcaaacatttggcaagtttccaaaactttaaaaggcaaattttatggagaactccaaccagaaattcctcaaaaaccttggttctcaaaatgtaggattcataataaaacaataatctcaacTATATGCCGCTTACGTTTAAACCATGCCTGCACTCCAGTCTTTCTAGCAAAACTTAGAATTAGGGATCATTCTCTATGTGATTGTGGCCTTGATGAGGGAAacatggatcatttattctttagttgtcccttaatgcaatcttctctgcacaattatatacccgctgaagtcccccgtccaacctccgttaaatgtctcctctccctagtttacactccttttgtaaatattttgtgtaaatatattaaaataaataagattaagtt atattattag